The Curtobacterium poinsettiae DNA segment GCCTGTTCGAGGCCCTTCGTGCCTGGCGTGCAGCCGAGGCCCGCGAGCAGGGCGTCCCCGCGTACGTGGTCTTCAACGACGCGACGCTCCGCGGCATCTCCGCCGTCCGACCCGCCGACGTCGACCAGCTCGGCGAGATCTCCGGGGTCGGCGCGGCGAAGCTCGAGCGGTACGGGCGCGCGGTCCTCGACGTCGTCGCCGCGGCCGACTGACGCCCTGCCACCACTGCATGCCGTTCCGGGCATGTGCCCTCCGCACGCCTCATTACACTCGGTAGCTCGTCACCACGAGGAGGTCCGGTGTCCGGTTCGACGAAGTTCGCCACCGTGCTCAGTCGCGCGGTGGTGACCCCGCTCGCCCGGTTGCTGTGGCGCCCGAAGATCATCGGTCGTCGGAACGTCCCGAAGCGCGGCCCGGTGATCCTCGCGAGCAACCACCGCTCGTTCATCGACTCGCCTGCGATCACGCTCATGGCGCCGCGCAAGGTGTCGTTCCTGGCGAAGCAGGAGTACTTCACGGGCTCGGGTCTCAAGGGAGCCGTCTCGCGGGCGTTCTTCGGTGGCATCGGCGCCATCGGGGTCGAGCGTGGCGCGGGTGCGGCGGCCCAGCAGGCCCTCGATCTCGGGCTGGCACGCCTGCAGGAGGGCGAGGCGTTCGCGATCTACCCGGAGGGCACGCGCTCGCTCGACGGCCGGATCTACAAGGGCCGCACGGGTGTGGCGTGGCTGGCGTTGACGAGCGGTGCCCCCGTGGTCCCCGTCGCGCTCTCCGGCACCGAGGACGTGCAGCCGGTCGGCTCCCGGCTGCCGAAGCTCGCCCGCGTGACGATCGAGTTCGGGCAGCCGATCGACCTGTCGTCCTTCGGCGAGGCGTCGTCCGGCCGTGCTCGGCGCCACGCGACCGATGCGGTGATGGCGGCGATCCAGGAGCTCAGCGGCCAGGAGCCGGCGAACGCCTACAACAACCCACCCGCGACGATCGTCGAGCGGGTCCGTCGTGCGCTGCAGCCGGACGACCCGACCGCTGCCGCCGTCGACCCCGACTGATCGCCGCCACTGTCCGGTCACTATTGCACATCTGAAATATCGATGGTTGAATGGCGGACGTGCCGCTCGGCACGCCGCCATCGCCGGTCGCCCGAGAACGACCAGCCACGACATCCAGATCGGACCGTCCGCAGCATGTCCTCCACCCCGCTCTTCGACTCCATCGCCCAGCGTCGCGATCAGGCCGACGCCCCGCACTCCACCGCGCACTCCACCCTGTCGCCGGCGATCGCCGTCGTGACCCCGGTGCCGACCTCGCCGATGTCCGCGCCCGTCCGACCGGGTGACTCCACGCTGGTGCCGGCCGCGCTCGTCGCCGCGATCGACGAGATCCCGGTGCGGGTGGCGTCGGCTCTCGTGACCGAGGTCACGATCCGTCCCGAGCACCTCGTCCTGGTCGAGACCGTCGCCGACGCGATCACCCGCGCGGTCGTCGACGCCGTCGTGGGCGAGCTCGACCGGATCGCCCGTGACGGCGTCGTCCGCGTCTGACCGGGCCGGTCTCCGCACGATGTCGACCCTCGACGATGGCCTGCCCCGACGCCCACGCGGCGCCGAGCGCCGCGCCGCCGACCGACCGCCCGCGCCCCGGCCGCGCCGTGCACGGCACGCTGCACAGCCGGGGCCGCTCCGAGCCGCCGGGGTGGCGGTGCCCCCTCCCGCCACCCCGGCTTCCACACAGCCGATGCGACGCATCCGGCCTGCACAGCCCATCCGGCCCGCGCACCCCGCCCGGCCCACGGAGTCGGCTGCTCCCGCACAGCCTGTCGCTCCCGCACGTCGCCGCCCCGCGTCCTTCCGGATCCCCGCCCGGCGGACCCTGCCCGCCGTGGCGGTGACCGCGGTCACGTGCCTGTTCGTCGCGGTCGGCTCCCCGCAGACCGCCTTCGCTGCTCCGGCCGCTCCGGAACCCACGTCGGCACCCGCTGGTGTGCAGCACTTCGTCGCCGACGGTTCGACCGGGCCGACCGCCGGCCGCGACGACTTCTCGGTCGGTCGTGCTGCTGCGGCGCTCCGGGTCCCCGGCGGCGCGGCCCCGGCCGGTGGAGCCGTCCGCCCCACGGCCGGTGCGATCCCCGAGGCCGGTGCCTTCGGCTCCCGCTGGGTCGTCGGCTGCGCGGCCTGCTCCTCGAATCACCAGGGGGTCGACTTCGCGGCGGACATCGGGACCCCGGTCGTCGCCGCGCTGCCTGGGCGGGTCGTCTCGGCGGGTGTGCTCGGTGGCTACGGCAACCAGGTCCTCCTGCAGCACGCCGACGGCACCGCGACGCGGTACGGGCACCTGTCGGCGATCGACGTCCGCCCCGGACAGGTCCTCCGCGCGGGGGAGCGCCTGGGGGCCGTCGGCAACACGGGCGTCTCGACCGGCGCCCACCTGCACTTCGAGGTCATCGTGGCCGGCACCCCGATTGACCCGGCCGCGTGGCTGCAGGCTCGCGGGCTCCTCTGACGGCGTCGGGCGTAGCGTCGGAGCGGTCGCGGCATGCTGTCGCGCCAGGACGGAGACGCACGTGCGAGTGACGGTGTTGGGGACGGGTGCGATGGGTGCAGGCGTGGCGGGATCACTGCTCCGCGACGGCCACGAGGTGACGGTCTGGAACCGCAGTGCCGACAAGGCCTCGCCCCTGGGTGACCGCGGCGCGACGGTGGCGAGCGACCCGGGCAGCGCCGTCGAGCGCGCCGAGGTCGTCCTGCTCACCCTGTTCGACACCGACGCGGTCGTCGACGTCCTCGAGCGGGCCGCCGGCGACGCCCCGACCGACGCCGTGTGGGTGCAGGCCTCGACGATCGGGGTCGACGGCACCGCGACGGTCCTGCAACTGGCCGAGCAGTGCGGCATCACCCTGGTCGAGGCGATGATGCTCGGCACGAAGGCCCCCGCCGAACAGGGCAAGCTCACGATGCTCGCGGCCGGCCCGGCGGACCTGCTCGACCGCGTCGACCCCGTGCTCGACGCGATCGGCGCGAAGACCGTCCGCGCCGGCGACCACGTCGGCGACGGCACCGCACTCAAGCTCGCCGCGAACGCCTGGATCGCCTCGATCACCGCGGCGACCGGGCAGTCGCTGGCCCTCGCGGCGGCGCTCGGGCTCGACCCCGCGCTGTTCCTGCAGGCCATCGAGGGCAGCGCGAGCGACTCCGCCTACGCCCACACCAAGGGCGCTGCGATGATCGCCGGTGAGTTCCCCGCCCAGTTCGCACTCGACGGCCTGCGGAAGGACATCGGGCTCATCACCGATGCCGCCCGGACGGCGGGGGTGGCCACCACGCTGCTCGAGGCACTCGGGCGGGTCTACGCCGATGCCAGTGCAGCCGGGCACGGGCGTGACGACATCGCCGCGGTCGGCACCGCGTTCTGACGCACAGGCACAGGCACAGGCACACGCACGCGCAGGCACACGCACGGGCACGGGCACACGCACGGGCCTGCCGAGCGATCAGCCCCGGCGGAACACCTGCCGGAGGCGCTTCGTGAGCCGCCCCACGGCCTCGTCGTTCATGGTGTTGGCGAGGTCGAACGCCTCACGAGCCGGGTCGGACCCGGCCTGGATGCGTCGGAGTGCGGCATCGGCGCGGGCCCGCGAGTCGAGTTCGGCGAGCGGCATGTCGTCCTCGGGGTGGTGCTCGCCGCGAGGGTCCATGCGGTCCAGGTTACGCGCGACCGGGGTCGTCCGACCCGGCGTCGAGCTCGTCCACGACGCGGACCATCTCGTCCAGGAAGTCCACGACGACCGCCATCTCGTTGCTCGGCAGGTGCTCGGTGACCTCGAGCGCGCGTGCGTCGAGCTCCTCGATGACCCGAAGTGCGTGCCGCATCGAGGTGCCGGTGGCGGTGAGGATCACGCCACGGCGGTCGTTCGGGTCGGCGTGCCGTTCGACGTGGCCGCTGCGGACGAGCCGGTCGACGAGCGCCGACGTCGACGCTGCCGTGATCTCGAGCCGCTCGGCGAGGTCCTTCGCGTTGACGGTGCGGCCGTCGTGCTCGGCGTCGATCAGGAACCGGAGCGCCAGCAGCGCGTTCTCGCCGATCCCCAGTGCCTCTCGCGCTCGGCGCTGGGCAGCGCTCTCGGCCGTTCGGTACCGCCGCAGGGCGTTGAGGACGTCCACGGCGGAGACCGCGGAGTCCTCGTACCAGTACCCCGCGGTGCTGGTCATCACCTCGGACGTCATGCCCCCAATGCTAGACGCTCTAGTTAGATTGTCTAGCGAGCACGGAGACGGGACACCTGCAACACCCGTGACGCGGTTCTGTAACACCCCGGCAACGCCGGCTCGTTAGGTTCTGGACATGCAGGAGCAGCCGTGCTGAGTCGCCTCGCGGGGAACGTCTTCCACGTCGGGAGCGCGGTGGAGCGCACCGACGTCGTCGCACGGTTGCTCGACGTCTACGTCGCCCGCCGCGAACCAGGCACGCTCGACGACGACCGACTCGTGTCCACCGAGCTCCGCAGCGTCATCGGGACCACCGGCCCTGCGAACGACCCGGACCGCGCCGCCACCGTCGACGCCCTCGCGCTCGACCGGCACGAACCCGCGTCCATCGCCGCCGCGGTCGCCGTTGCCCGCGACCACGCACGTCGTGCCCGCGAGGTCGTCTCGAGCGAGCTCTGGGACTGCCTCGACGTCACGCGGTCGCGGATGCCCCGGAAGATCGCCCCGGACCGTGCGCACGAGTTCCTCAGTTGGGTGCGGGAGCGCAGTGCCCTCGCGATCGGGGTGGTCGAGGGGGACGCCAGCCGTGACGAGGTGTGGGAGTTCTTCACCCTCGGGCGCTCGCTCACCCGCTGCGCCTCCACGGCACGGCTGCTGGCGTCGCGGCTGCTCGAGCCGGACGCGGTCACCTCGTGGACGGCGGCGCTCCGGGCGTGCGGCGCGGGCGAGGCCTTCCTGCGTGGCCGTGACCACCTACCGGTGCCGTCCGACGCCGCCGCCTTCCTGCTCCTCGACGCGCACAGCCCGCGGTCGTTGCGCTTCACGGTGCACCGCGCGGCCGAGTGCCTGGCTGACGTCGCGCCGGCCTGCGTCGCGGACGAGGTCGCCGGGTTCGACGAGGTCCGCGCCCTGCTCGACGGGATCCCGGAAGAGTCGGCGCTCGCCGTGGCGGGCGACGTCGGGCTCCGGCTGGCGGTGGCTGCCGACCGGGTCGCCGCGGCCCTCGACGAGCGCGTCTTCGCGTCGTCCGCGCCCGTGCTCTGAACCCGCCCGGCGCGCGTGTCCGGAGCCGGGTCGGCGCGTGTGTGGGGACCGGGTCGGTCCGCGCGGCGCGACCGCGGCCGTGTGTCCGGGTGACGTCGGACGGGAGGCCCGTGGCGGCGCCGGTGCGGGCCTCCCGTCCGACCGTCGGTGCGTCACGGGCCGTCGGCCGACGGGCAGGGCGACCCGCCTGTCCGTCAGACGGCGCTGGACCGGTCGGCGAGCGTCTCGTCCCGTTCCAGCTCGCGGCGGAGCGCCGCGCGCGAGCCGACCACCGGCACGGCGTGCGTGATCGCCAGGTGCAGCCGCGAGTCGGCGTCGTAGCGCAGCCGGACCCGCTGGTACCGGACGAGCCAGACGAGCGCGATCCCGAGTGCGACGAAGCCCGAGGCCGCGCCGACGACGATCGCCCAGCGCGGGCCGAAGGCGTCGGCGACGGCGCCGACGAGCGGGGCGCCGATGGGAGTGCCGCCCGCGAAGATCGCCATGTACAGGGCCATCACGCGGCCACGCATCGCGGGCTTCGTCGTGGTCTGCACCAGGGCGTTCGCCGTGGTCATGAAGGTCAGGGACGCGAGCCCGACGAACACCAGGACGATCGCGAAGGTCCAGTACGTCGGGGCGAGGGCGGCCGCGGTGCACGCGAGCCCGAACCCGCCGGCGGCGAGCACGAGGGTGCGCATCCGCGGCTTGTCCCGGCGGGCGGACAGCAGCGCACCGAGCACGGAGCCGATGGCCATCACCGAGTTGAGCAGCCCGAACTCGCCGGCGCCCTGGTGGAACTCGACCCGCGCCATCGTCGAGGTGAAGATCGGGAAGTTCACGCCGAACGTGCCGACGACGAAGATCATGCAGAGCACGACGACGATGTCCGGCCGGGTGCGGACGTACCGGAAGCCGGCGACGATCTGCCCCTTCCCTCGGCCCGCCCGGACCCGTTCGGCGAGCTGGGCGGGGTCGACGAACCGGAGTGCGACGAGGACGGCCAGGAACGACCCGGCGTTGATGACGAACACCCAGCCGGACCCGATCGCCGCGATGAGCACACCGGCGACCGCGGGGCCGATCAGGCGCGCGGCGTTGAACGACGCGGAGTTCAGGGCGACGGCGTTCGAGACGTCCTCGCCCTGCACGACGTCGGAGACGAAGGCCTGCCGGATCGGGGCGTCGAACGCGGCGACGATGCCGAGTGCCAGGGCGAAGCCGTACAGCGCGAGCAGGGTGGCGGTGTGGGTCAGGACCATCACGCCGAGTCCCAGCCCGAGCAGCCCCATCAGGCCCTGGGTGACCATGAGCATCTTCCGGCGGTCGAACCGGTCGGCGGCGAGCCCGGTGAGCGGCAGGAGCAGCAGCTGGGGGCCGAACTGCAGGGCCATCGTGATGCCCACCGCGACGGCGTCGTCGTCGGAGAGCTGGGTCAGCACGATCCAGTCCTGGGCGGTGCGCTGCATCCAGGTGCCGACGTTCGACACCAGGGCCCCGGCGAACCAGATGCGGTAGTTGCGTCCGGCGAGGGAGCGGAACATGGCGGTCACTGCTGGGCCAGCCTCCTCATGATCTCGGTGGCGTCGGCGAGGGTGCTCCGCTCGTCAGCCGTGAGCGCTGCGAGTCGCGGGCTGAGCCAGCCGTCGCGGCGACATCGGGTCTCCTCGACGAAGGCCACTCCGGCGGGCGTCGCGCCGAGCAGCACCTTGCGGCGGTCGTCGCCGTGCCCGCACTTCGACACCAGACCCCGCTCGACCAGCACCGCGATGGTCTTCGTCATCGAGGGCGGTGTGACGCCGTCCTGTCGGCTCAGGTCGGCCAGGGTCATGGCGCCGTCGCGGTGGAGTCGCGCGAGGGCGGAGAACTGCGCGTCCGTGACGCTCGAGTCGGCCTTCTGGGCACGGAGTGTGCGGGACAGCCGGTTCACCGCGGTGCGGAGGTCGGTGGCGTCGGTCATCGGTCGTCAGCCTATCTCATTAGTTCAGCGAACGAACTTGATTTCGGGTGTACCGTGCTCATAGACAACACGTGTTGCCGAGAGAGAAGGAGAACATGTCCGAGTTCGAGGGCAAGGTCGCCGTCGTCACCGGTGGTGGCAGCGGCATCGGCGAGTCCGTCGCGAAGGAGCTCGCCGCGGCGGGCGCCACGGTGGTCGTCGCCGACATCAACCTGGCGGGCGCCGAGCGCGTCGCCGCGTCGATCGTGGAGGCCGGTGGCACCGCCCGCGCGTTCGAGGCGAACTCCGCGGTCGCCGCGGACAACGAGCGCATGGTGCAGTTCGCGGTCGACACGTTCGGCGCGCTGCACCTGGCCGTGAACAACGCCGGCATCGGCGCAGCACCGCAGCCCATCGGCGAGTACGACGTCGCCGGCTGGGACCGCGTCCGTGCGGTCGACCTGGACGGCGTCTTCTACGGGCTGCGCTACGAGATCCCCGCGATGGTGGCTGCCGGTGGTGGCGCGATCGTGAACATGGCGTCGGTGCTCGGCACGGTCGGCATGGCGCAGAACGCCGCCTACGTCGCCTCGAAGCACGCGCTCGCCGGGCTGACCAAGGTCGCCGCACTGGAGTACTCGTCGCAGGGCGTCCGCACGAACGCCGTGGGCCCCGGGTTCATCGACACCCCGCTGCTCCGCGGGTCGCTCTCGTCCGAGGCCATCGCGGCGCTCGAGGACGAGCACGCCTCGAAGCGGCTCGGCACCGACGCCGAGGTCGCCGCGCTCGTGCTGTTCCTGCTGAGCGACAAGGCCTCGTTCATCACGGGCAGCTACCACCTGGTGGACGGCGGCTACTCCGCCCACTGACGGCTCGGGTGCACCGCGTCGTTCCGGGCGTACCTGGTCGAAACGGGCGTACCTGGTCGGTTCTTCCGACCAGGTACGCCCGTTTCCGCTCTCCAGCGCTGGTGCGATGGGAAGGAACGTCGGACGGGAGGCCCGCCCAGCGTGCGCCGGTCGGCTCGCGCTGGGCGGGCCTCCCGGCCTTCAGAGCCGCGGGTCCGTCAGGATCGCGTCGTGCGGGAGCAGGGCGTGCACGCCCCACGTGCGGTTCGCGACCTGCGTGATGCGCATGCTCACCGCCACGCTCGCCATCGCGAGGGCCTCGGCGCGGCCGATCCCGTGCATCCCGGCGATCCAGTCGACCATCCGGTCGAGTGCCGTGGCCGTCGCGAGGTTGAGGTCGGCGTCGAAGCCGAAGGTGACGCGCCCCGCGGGGGTGTCGGCGTGCACGCCCTCGACCGGGGCCTGGTCGAGGAGCGTCAGGGTCATCGTCGTCGTCATGCCGCACTCGACCGCCGTGCCGGAGACCTCGCCGTCGCCCTGGGCCGCGTGCCCGTCCCCGACGTGGAGCAGGGCGTCCGGCACCGTCACGGGCAGGTACAGGGTCGAGCCGGCGATCAGCTCGCGGCAGTCGACGTTGCCGCCGCCGACCGTGCGGGGCGGGATCGTCGAGTGCGCCCCGGTGGCCTCTGGTGGGACGCCGACGACGCCGAGGAACGGTGCCGTCCGCACCCCGAGGCCGAGCTGGTTGACAGCCACCCGGGCAGCCACGTCGATGTCCCAGAGGAGCGGGCCGCGCGACGCCGGGTCGGTCAGGCCGAGTGCGCGGTTCACGGGGGAGTCGACCCCGCCCGAGGCCGTGTAGCCCCAGTCGTCGGGCACGAGGTCGTCGAAGTGCACCGCCAGGACCATCCCCGGACGTGCTCCCGCGACGGCGATCGGCCCGACCAGGCAGTGGCCTCGGCGCGGGTCGATCAGGGTCGGGGCGTCCAGGCCCGGGCCCGGCTGGCGTTCCGTGTAGCCCGCGGCGCTCAGGGTGCGGACGGTCACCGTGTCGCCCGGCTCCACGGTCAGGACCGGCTGGCGTTCGGCAGTGAAGACGTCGACGGCGGAGTCGACCGTGGCGTCGAGGTGGTGGGTGGTCACCGCTCGATCATCCCAGGGGGCGGTTCTGGCGGTTCCGGGCGTTCTGGGAAGGAACGTCCTCAGTGGAACTGGGGGATCGTGAGCCAGATGCCGGCCAGCACGGCGGCGGTGCACAGCGCGAAGCACACCACGGCTCCCGCCAGTGCCGCCGGCGGGGTGTGCCCGGAGCGCGGGGTCTCGTCGGAGTACTGCGTGCGCTCGCCGCCCGCGTCGTCCGGCTGCCCCGTGCCGAGCAGCCGGAGGCCGAGCGTGTACACGAGCACCAGGCCCACGGCGGCCACGAAGCCGACGCCGGCGACCGTGCCGATCGCGGTGAAGTCGATGTCCATCGTCGTTCCCCTCAGTTCGTCGCGCCGGTCGGCTGCGGCTCGGTCTGCTCGGCCGGCCCTGCAGCGCCGGTCGTGATGTCCTCGTGCGAGATCGGCTTGCGCTTGGCGAGGAGGAGGAAGGTGAGCCCGCCGGCCAGGGCGAGGACCGCGACGAGCACCAGCCCGAACACCGAGGTCGACGCGAGCCAGGTCGCGAGCGCCCCGACCACCGCAGCGGCCGGCAGCGTGATCACCCATGCGACGACGATGCGGCCGACGACCGACCAGTGCACGTCGGCGAGCTTCTTGCCGAGGCCCGAGCCGACGACCGCGCCGCTCGTCACGTGGGTCGTCGAGAGCGCGAAGCCCAGGTGCGACGAGATGAGGATCGTCGCGGCGGAGCTCGTCTCGGCGGCGAAGCCCTGCGGCGACTGCACGTCGGAGATCTTCTTGCCGACGGTCTGCATGATCCGCCAGCCGCCCATGTAGGTGCCGAGGCCGATCGCGAGCCCGCAGGCCAGGATCACCCAGAGCGCCGGACCGGTGCCGGCGGCCTGGTAGTTCGCGGCGATGAGGGTCAGCGTGATGACGCCCATCGTCTTCTGCGCGTCGTTCGTGCCGTGCGCGAGCGACACCAGCGACGCCGAGATCGTCTGTCCGTGCCGGAACCC contains these protein-coding regions:
- a CDS encoding alpha-E domain-containing protein, which produces MLSRLAGNVFHVGSAVERTDVVARLLDVYVARREPGTLDDDRLVSTELRSVIGTTGPANDPDRAATVDALALDRHEPASIAAAVAVARDHARRAREVVSSELWDCLDVTRSRMPRKIAPDRAHEFLSWVRERSALAIGVVEGDASRDEVWEFFTLGRSLTRCASTARLLASRLLEPDAVTSWTAALRACGAGEAFLRGRDHLPVPSDAAAFLLLDAHSPRSLRFTVHRAAECLADVAPACVADEVAGFDEVRALLDGIPEESALAVAGDVGLRLAVAADRVAAALDERVFASSAPVL
- a CDS encoding MFS transporter — encoded protein: MTAMFRSLAGRNYRIWFAGALVSNVGTWMQRTAQDWIVLTQLSDDDAVAVGITMALQFGPQLLLLPLTGLAADRFDRRKMLMVTQGLMGLLGLGLGVMVLTHTATLLALYGFALALGIVAAFDAPIRQAFVSDVVQGEDVSNAVALNSASFNAARLIGPAVAGVLIAAIGSGWVFVINAGSFLAVLVALRFVDPAQLAERVRAGRGKGQIVAGFRYVRTRPDIVVVLCMIFVVGTFGVNFPIFTSTMARVEFHQGAGEFGLLNSVMAIGSVLGALLSARRDKPRMRTLVLAAGGFGLACTAAALAPTYWTFAIVLVFVGLASLTFMTTANALVQTTTKPAMRGRVMALYMAIFAGGTPIGAPLVGAVADAFGPRWAIVVGAASGFVALGIALVWLVRYQRVRLRYDADSRLHLAITHAVPVVGSRAALRRELERDETLADRSSAV
- a CDS encoding SDR family NAD(P)-dependent oxidoreductase gives rise to the protein MSEFEGKVAVVTGGGSGIGESVAKELAAAGATVVVADINLAGAERVAASIVEAGGTARAFEANSAVAADNERMVQFAVDTFGALHLAVNNAGIGAAPQPIGEYDVAGWDRVRAVDLDGVFYGLRYEIPAMVAAGGGAIVNMASVLGTVGMAQNAAYVASKHALAGLTKVAALEYSSQGVRTNAVGPGFIDTPLLRGSLSSEAIAALEDEHASKRLGTDAEVAALVLFLLSDKASFITGSYHLVDGGYSAH
- a CDS encoding M23 family metallopeptidase — encoded protein: MAVTAVTCLFVAVGSPQTAFAAPAAPEPTSAPAGVQHFVADGSTGPTAGRDDFSVGRAAAALRVPGGAAPAGGAVRPTAGAIPEAGAFGSRWVVGCAACSSNHQGVDFAADIGTPVVAALPGRVVSAGVLGGYGNQVLLQHADGTATRYGHLSAIDVRPGQVLRAGERLGAVGNTGVSTGAHLHFEVIVAGTPIDPAAWLQARGLL
- a CDS encoding MarR family winged helix-turn-helix transcriptional regulator: MTDATDLRTAVNRLSRTLRAQKADSSVTDAQFSALARLHRDGAMTLADLSRQDGVTPPSMTKTIAVLVERGLVSKCGHGDDRRKVLLGATPAGVAFVEETRCRRDGWLSPRLAALTADERSTLADATEIMRRLAQQ
- a CDS encoding NAD(P)-dependent oxidoreductase — protein: MLGTGAMGAGVAGSLLRDGHEVTVWNRSADKASPLGDRGATVASDPGSAVERAEVVLLTLFDTDAVVDVLERAAGDAPTDAVWVQASTIGVDGTATVLQLAEQCGITLVEAMMLGTKAPAEQGKLTMLAAGPADLLDRVDPVLDAIGAKTVRAGDHVGDGTALKLAANAWIASITAATGQSLALAAALGLDPALFLQAIEGSASDSAYAHTKGAAMIAGEFPAQFALDGLRKDIGLITDAARTAGVATTLLEALGRVYADASAAGHGRDDIAAVGTAF
- a CDS encoding MarR family winged helix-turn-helix transcriptional regulator — translated: MTSEVMTSTAGYWYEDSAVSAVDVLNALRRYRTAESAAQRRAREALGIGENALLALRFLIDAEHDGRTVNAKDLAERLEITAASTSALVDRLVRSGHVERHADPNDRRGVILTATGTSMRHALRVIEELDARALEVTEHLPSNEMAVVVDFLDEMVRVVDELDAGSDDPGRA
- a CDS encoding acetamidase/formamidase family protein encodes the protein MTTHHLDATVDSAVDVFTAERQPVLTVEPGDTVTVRTLSAAGYTERQPGPGLDAPTLIDPRRGHCLVGPIAVAGARPGMVLAVHFDDLVPDDWGYTASGGVDSPVNRALGLTDPASRGPLLWDIDVAARVAVNQLGLGVRTAPFLGVVGVPPEATGAHSTIPPRTVGGGNVDCRELIAGSTLYLPVTVPDALLHVGDGHAAQGDGEVSGTAVECGMTTTMTLTLLDQAPVEGVHADTPAGRVTFGFDADLNLATATALDRMVDWIAGMHGIGRAEALAMASVAVSMRITQVANRTWGVHALLPHDAILTDPRL
- a CDS encoding lysophospholipid acyltransferase family protein — translated: MSGSTKFATVLSRAVVTPLARLLWRPKIIGRRNVPKRGPVILASNHRSFIDSPAITLMAPRKVSFLAKQEYFTGSGLKGAVSRAFFGGIGAIGVERGAGAAAQQALDLGLARLQEGEAFAIYPEGTRSLDGRIYKGRTGVAWLALTSGAPVVPVALSGTEDVQPVGSRLPKLARVTIEFGQPIDLSSFGEASSGRARRHATDAVMAAIQELSGQEPANAYNNPPATIVERVRRALQPDDPTAAAVDPD
- a CDS encoding inorganic phosphate transporter, whose amino-acid sequence is MDVIVIVTLVIVVALVFDFTNGFHDTANAMATSVATGALKPRTAVLISAVLNVVGAFLSTEVAKTVSQGIIREGQDGIHISPTMIFAGLVGAVLWNLATWYLGLPSSSTHALFGGLIGASIIGAGLNSISWATVVSKVVLPALLSPVIAGVIALVATYLAYVLTKNATTHGAATGFRHGQTISASLVSLAHGTNDAQKTMGVITLTLIAANYQAAGTGPALWVILACGLAIGLGTYMGGWRIMQTVGKKISDVQSPQGFAAETSSAATILISSHLGFALSTTHVTSGAVVGSGLGKKLADVHWSVVGRIVVAWVITLPAAAVVGALATWLASTSVFGLVLVAVLALAGGLTFLLLAKRKPISHEDITTGAAGPAEQTEPQPTGATN